The Candidatus Methylarchaceae archaeon HK02M2 genome has a segment encoding these proteins:
- a CDS encoding universal stress protein → MELSEVKIKKILVPTDGSEYSIKASKFAVDLAQLKKAKIVALHVSAIYLQPAFQSGVPYIDSPVLTKEEEKFAYTCTQSVANLARDFELEVEERIIGTGTSVVYTICEFARREGCDLIVVGAKGRTGIRKLLVGSVSMGVVTNASCPVLVVR, encoded by the coding sequence TCCCACTGATGGTTCTGAGTATTCAATTAAAGCTTCAAAGTTCGCTGTAGACTTAGCTCAACTGAAAAAAGCGAAAATAGTTGCACTCCACGTATCAGCGATCTACTTACAGCCTGCATTCCAGTCTGGTGTACCATATATAGATTCTCCAGTCCTTACTAAAGAGGAAGAAAAATTCGCCTATACGTGCACTCAGTCAGTTGCGAACCTTGCAAGAGATTTTGAGCTTGAAGTTGAAGAGAGAATTATAGGAACTGGTACATCAGTTGTATATACGATATGCGAATTCGCAAGAAGAGAAGGTTGTGACCTTATCGTGGTAGGAGCTAAGGGTAGGACTGGAATAAGGAAACTTCTTGTAGGTAGCGTCTCAATGGGTGTCGTAACCAATGCTTCATGTCCTGTGCTAGTGGTTAGATAA
- a CDS encoding 50S ribosomal protein L40e: MPITDTIKKQLAQKRRLFFKICLKCGSKNPLPATRCRKCRSENLRLKNRSLGAKK, from the coding sequence ATGCCAATTACAGATACTATAAAAAAGCAGTTGGCTCAAAAGAGGAGACTCTTCTTCAAGATATGTTTAAAATGTGGCTCTAAGAACCCATTACCTGCTACTAGATGCAGGAAATGTAGAAGTGAAAATTTACGCTTGAAGAACAGGTCTCTTGGAGCGAAAAAGTAA